A single genomic interval of Chloracidobacterium validum harbors:
- a CDS encoding WD40 repeat domain-containing serine/threonine protein kinase — MRYCPICKQCYDDTELRCTKDGLYLVEAFPGTRIISGKYRLDALIGQGGMGSVYRATHLELDRTIALKIVLPDFVSNNETLERFRQEARAAARLNHPSVISVYDFGVLPTGQAYLAMELLTGHSLREELERHTTLSPQRVLTILRPVCQAIHAAHEAGVVHRDLKPDNIILLGPNESGEEIIKVVDFGIAKLKERTGTVSNLTEPGLVMGTPHYMSPEQCRGEELDRTSDIYSLGVTLYELLVGHVPFDAPTPSAVIIQHAVDPPPLLRRLRPDIPEEVERVVLKSLSKARERRQATALSLYAEFEHALQEAEATAAALNLTKISASFPTLDLSQLKAAELTLGATLTGHEHVVKSLAYHGTGNWLASASGDGTIRLWDVTTNREIAIFSGHEYSVNAVAITPDGLRLASGGADGTARLWTLRDAVEIGSLGHRTAVRAVLFASSGRWLITACDTEVKIWDALRQRQIASFLGHVKTIDALALSPDGHTLASGGVDDTIYLWDLISKTEQALLRLPGHAPTSLVYLPTQTLISGGRDGRLCLWQPDKANPVRMIEAHTEAIRALAVSPSGGWLASADWDGRIKLWTTDDLTNVATVEAHDGAAQSLAFAPDGLRLASGGADALVKLWQLTTGTIPS; from the coding sequence ATGCGATATTGCCCGATCTGTAAGCAGTGCTATGACGACACGGAACTGCGCTGTACGAAGGACGGACTCTATCTCGTTGAAGCTTTTCCAGGGACGCGCATCATTAGCGGCAAGTATCGTCTCGATGCGCTCATCGGCCAGGGTGGCATGGGGTCAGTCTATCGGGCAACCCACCTTGAACTCGACCGGACGATTGCGCTGAAGATTGTCCTACCAGACTTCGTTTCCAACAATGAAACCCTGGAACGCTTTCGCCAGGAAGCCCGCGCGGCGGCCCGGCTCAATCACCCAAGCGTCATCAGCGTGTATGACTTCGGCGTGTTGCCGACGGGGCAGGCCTACTTGGCCATGGAGTTACTCACCGGACACTCTCTGCGCGAGGAGCTTGAACGGCACACGACCTTGTCACCGCAGCGCGTGCTTACGATTCTGCGTCCGGTTTGTCAGGCCATTCACGCTGCCCATGAGGCTGGCGTCGTCCACCGTGACCTCAAGCCCGACAACATCATCCTGCTTGGCCCAAATGAGTCTGGGGAGGAAATCATCAAGGTCGTGGACTTCGGTATTGCCAAGCTCAAGGAACGAACCGGCACGGTCTCGAACCTGACCGAGCCAGGGCTGGTCATGGGGACGCCACATTACATGTCGCCGGAGCAGTGCCGCGGCGAGGAGCTAGACCGAACTTCGGATATTTACTCGCTTGGCGTCACGCTTTATGAGCTACTGGTCGGACACGTCCCCTTCGACGCGCCAACGCCTTCGGCCGTTATCATCCAGCACGCTGTTGACCCACCGCCCCTCCTGCGCCGGCTGCGACCAGACATACCGGAGGAGGTTGAGCGGGTCGTACTCAAGTCCCTCTCAAAAGCTCGTGAACGCCGACAGGCGACGGCGCTATCCCTCTACGCCGAATTCGAGCACGCTCTTCAGGAGGCCGAAGCCACCGCTGCGGCGCTCAATCTCACCAAGATCTCAGCCAGCTTTCCAACGCTTGATCTCTCGCAGCTCAAGGCGGCTGAACTGACGCTGGGAGCGACATTGACCGGACACGAGCATGTCGTCAAAAGCTTGGCCTACCACGGAACTGGCAACTGGCTGGCATCTGCCAGTGGGGACGGCACCATCCGCCTCTGGGATGTGACTACCAATCGTGAAATTGCCATTTTCAGCGGCCATGAGTACTCGGTAAACGCCGTGGCGATTACGCCAGACGGACTCCGCTTGGCAAGCGGTGGAGCAGATGGCACGGCGCGGCTCTGGACACTTCGGGATGCCGTCGAGATTGGCTCTCTGGGGCATCGCACCGCCGTGCGCGCCGTTTTGTTTGCCTCCAGTGGGCGCTGGCTCATCACAGCCTGTGATACGGAGGTCAAGATTTGGGATGCCCTACGACAGCGCCAGATTGCTTCCTTTCTCGGCCATGTCAAAACAATTGACGCGCTGGCACTTTCACCCGATGGACATACCCTCGCGTCCGGCGGAGTGGACGACACCATCTACTTGTGGGACCTCATTTCAAAGACGGAACAGGCCCTGCTGCGCCTGCCCGGACATGCTCCAACGTCATTGGTTTACCTGCCGACCCAAACCCTGATCTCCGGTGGGCGAGATGGGCGGCTATGCCTCTGGCAGCCGGATAAAGCCAATCCGGTTCGGATGATTGAAGCCCATACGGAGGCAATCCGCGCCCTGGCGGTATCGCCAAGCGGCGGCTGGCTAGCTTCAGCCGATTGGGATGGACGGATCAAACTCTGGACTACCGACGACCTTACCAATGTTGCTACGGTCGAGGCGCACGATGGAGCAGCCCAGTCACTTGCCTTTGCGCCAGACGGTCTGCGCTTGGCGTCAGGCGGCGCGGATGCCCTGGTTAAGCTTTGGCAACTCACCACCGGAACAATACCAAGTTAA
- a CDS encoding Uma2 family endonuclease, translating into MSAPVALAPPHRLTVEAFLDYGEPDRRYELVRGIPVEMPPPAERHQVIIAALFHLFCRAIAERGLPYEVLQLGLQTEVDTVRIPDGLVYRKADGRGGSDERRSGVVWLEEETVVVAVEVVSANRRDDYVVKLEEYARRGIGEYVIVDVKQGQVVVHRHPVVADGVYGEVRVYRRGEAFVLEGLGGAAFEVGPLLDGKTAGELAREDVERLRAEAAARRNAEVRAEAERQAKLDAEARAEAERRAKLDAEARAEAERQAKEAERQARLEAEARAEAERQARAQLEAELARLRAQVQASPDDTSTS; encoded by the coding sequence ATGTCCGCACCCGTTGCCCTTGCCCCACCCCACCGATTGACCGTCGAGGCATTCCTTGACTACGGTGAGCCAGACCGCCGCTACGAGCTGGTCCGAGGGATTCCGGTCGAGATGCCCCCGCCCGCCGAACGTCATCAAGTCATCATTGCTGCCTTGTTCCACCTGTTTTGTCGCGCCATTGCCGAGCGCGGGCTGCCCTACGAAGTTCTCCAGCTTGGGTTGCAGACCGAAGTGGATACGGTGCGGATACCGGACGGGCTGGTGTATCGGAAGGCAGACGGACGGGGTGGGAGCGATGAGCGGCGGAGTGGGGTGGTGTGGCTGGAGGAAGAGACGGTGGTGGTGGCGGTGGAAGTGGTGAGCGCGAATCGGCGGGACGACTACGTGGTGAAGTTGGAGGAGTATGCGCGGCGTGGGATTGGGGAGTATGTGATTGTGGACGTGAAGCAGGGGCAGGTTGTGGTGCATCGGCATCCGGTGGTGGCGGATGGGGTGTATGGGGAGGTCAGGGTCTACCGGCGCGGGGAGGCGTTTGTGTTGGAGGGGTTGGGTGGGGCGGCGTTTGAGGTTGGGCCGCTTCTGGATGGGAAGACGGCGGGCGAGTTGGCGCGGGAGGACGTGGAGCGGTTGCGGGCGGAGGCGGCGGCCCGGCGCAACGCCGAAGTCCGCGCCGAAGCTGAGCGCCAGGCGAAACTCGATGCCGAAGCCCGCGCCGAAGCTGAACGCCGGGCGAAACTCGATGCTGAAGCCCGCGCTGAAGCCGAACGCCAAGCTAAAGAAGCCGAGCGTCAGGCGCGGCTTGAAGCTGAGGCTCGTGCCGAAGCCGAACGCCAAGCCCGCGCCCAACTCGAAGCCGAACTCGCCCGGCTGCGCGCCCAAGTCCAGGCATCGCCAGACGATACATCTACATCTTGA
- a CDS encoding TonB-dependent receptor: MWFLKRSSRGLCVPKCLWLIGMLLNGFLVVSAQSESGNAGIEGVVTAQSGAAVAGATITIKSKETGYIRTVTTDANGRYAAGVLPVGLYEIEAVLSGSQPGRQLVKLTVGNTERVDLTLETEGINEVIEVTADQGIVDVQESASGLNISERAIRELPVRGRNFAEFFQLQPGVMQEQDRSGLVVAGQRSINSNVAVDGADFNDPLQGNQRGGNEAVFFFPQSAVREFQVVRAGASAEIGRTNAGFLNVVTKSGTNEFHGEAFYFNRNRFLTSPDAFGRDLDNLQNQFGGSIGGPIKRDRVFFFAAIEQNFLRVPFVVSFNVPTGQTLPQVLRDLEGEKRGTNNPTALFVRGDYILNGRNTLNTQYNYTRLRGDNFNFENARQTAAESVNYSRQNRSHGFKTSLVTVVTDRFVNELRGQIAGDDRDEVPNSLDSQIDISGVGTVGGDNGRPRTFRTRRFQLSDNVSFTGGRHQLRFGFDLNFNRVQQQRAAAIQGRYGFTGGSALLNYTRALTGVNTINRYRGFLPGTPQEPATFRGVQQEISAFITDKIRVLPTLTITLGLRWEGQFNPQPISPNPDIPETQEIPNDLEQWQPRLGLAWNVNGDKKTVVRASAGLFTARTPATLFQRVNTENGIVNLAIDTNNIPSGARRNALLAAIFPSFPRALPTLPAGFAPIDFPQRIYGFARDFQNPRSFQASLTIERQLSKNWAVTVGFIRNSTWDLQRRVNRNLPAPGSPGHIVVGNSGYVFFNTAFRPIQVLNGRNYGPILINESSAHSSYNGGTLTVTRRYANRFQLTANYTFSRTMDDDSNERNFNQEFAINPFNLKLERGLSKQDIRHNFNLSGLVDLPYGFIVSAIIVARSGLPYTAIIGDDVNNDGNDNDRAIINGVVVGRNSFRQPNFFNLDLRVVKGFRFGETKRLDFLAEFFNVTRNTNKNYDVDAIAVVEGPRPLANGTLSTAALNPAGFLPFSAPSTARFGGPRQVQLGVRFTF, encoded by the coding sequence ATGTGGTTTCTCAAGCGTTCATCCCGGGGTTTGTGCGTGCCCAAATGCCTCTGGCTGATTGGGATGCTCCTGAATGGATTTTTGGTTGTCAGCGCCCAGTCTGAGTCTGGCAATGCTGGCATCGAGGGGGTTGTCACGGCGCAGTCCGGTGCGGCCGTCGCCGGGGCCACCATTACCATCAAGAGTAAAGAAACTGGTTACATCCGAACTGTGACCACAGACGCCAACGGGCGCTATGCCGCCGGAGTGCTTCCCGTTGGCCTATACGAAATCGAAGCTGTTTTATCAGGTAGTCAGCCAGGACGGCAACTGGTCAAGTTGACGGTTGGCAACACCGAACGGGTGGATTTGACCCTTGAAACCGAAGGGATCAACGAAGTGATTGAAGTTACGGCCGACCAAGGCATTGTGGACGTTCAAGAGTCGGCGTCCGGTCTCAATATCAGCGAACGGGCGATTCGGGAACTGCCGGTGCGTGGACGTAACTTTGCTGAATTTTTCCAACTCCAGCCCGGTGTGATGCAAGAGCAGGATCGAAGTGGGCTGGTCGTGGCCGGTCAACGCTCGATCAACTCCAACGTGGCGGTCGATGGCGCTGACTTCAACGACCCACTCCAGGGCAATCAGCGCGGCGGCAATGAAGCCGTTTTCTTCTTTCCACAATCGGCCGTCCGTGAGTTTCAAGTTGTCCGCGCCGGCGCCAGTGCTGAGATCGGACGCACCAATGCCGGCTTTCTCAATGTCGTCACCAAGAGTGGCACCAATGAGTTTCACGGGGAGGCCTTTTACTTCAATCGCAATCGCTTTCTCACGTCACCGGATGCCTTTGGGCGCGATCTGGACAATCTTCAAAACCAGTTTGGCGGAAGCATCGGCGGCCCCATCAAGCGTGACCGGGTCTTTTTCTTTGCCGCTATCGAACAAAACTTTCTGCGCGTCCCGTTTGTCGTGAGCTTCAACGTTCCGACCGGACAAACCCTGCCCCAGGTCTTGCGCGACCTCGAAGGCGAAAAGCGCGGCACGAATAATCCGACGGCGTTGTTTGTGCGCGGCGATTATATTCTCAACGGTCGCAATACCCTCAACACGCAGTACAATTACACCCGGCTGCGCGGCGATAACTTCAACTTTGAAAATGCGCGTCAAACGGCGGCAGAATCAGTCAACTATTCCCGCCAAAACCGCAGCCATGGCTTCAAGACCAGCTTAGTGACGGTCGTGACGGATCGCTTCGTGAATGAGCTGCGCGGGCAGATTGCCGGGGACGACCGCGATGAGGTGCCGAACTCACTTGACTCACAGATTGACATTTCTGGCGTTGGCACAGTGGGCGGCGACAACGGTCGTCCACGCACCTTCCGTACGCGCCGTTTCCAGCTCTCCGACAACGTCAGCTTTACGGGTGGGCGTCACCAGTTGCGCTTCGGTTTTGATTTGAACTTCAACCGTGTCCAGCAGCAACGAGCCGCCGCGATCCAGGGTCGGTATGGCTTCACAGGCGGGAGCGCCTTGCTCAACTACACCCGCGCGCTGACGGGGGTGAACACCATCAATCGTTATCGCGGCTTTCTGCCGGGAACACCGCAGGAACCGGCCACCTTTCGTGGCGTCCAGCAAGAGATTTCGGCCTTTATCACTGACAAGATTCGAGTGCTACCGACGCTGACCATCACCTTGGGTCTCCGCTGGGAAGGGCAGTTCAATCCGCAACCGATTTCGCCCAACCCAGATATACCCGAAACGCAAGAGATTCCCAATGACTTGGAGCAGTGGCAGCCACGCCTGGGGCTAGCGTGGAATGTGAACGGCGACAAGAAGACTGTGGTGCGCGCTTCGGCCGGACTCTTCACTGCGCGTACCCCGGCAACGCTTTTTCAGCGCGTCAATACGGAAAACGGCATTGTGAACCTGGCCATTGATACCAACAACATTCCATCTGGAGCGCGGCGCAACGCCTTGTTGGCAGCTATCTTCCCATCGTTTCCACGCGCCTTGCCCACGCTCCCGGCCGGCTTTGCGCCGATTGACTTTCCGCAGCGCATCTACGGCTTTGCGCGGGACTTCCAAAATCCGCGTTCCTTCCAGGCTTCGCTGACGATTGAGCGCCAACTGTCGAAGAACTGGGCCGTGACAGTCGGCTTCATCCGCAACTCGACCTGGGATTTGCAGCGCCGCGTCAACCGGAACTTACCAGCTCCGGGCAGCCCCGGCCACATCGTCGTGGGCAACTCCGGCTATGTCTTTTTCAATACCGCCTTCCGTCCGATTCAGGTGTTGAACGGACGCAACTACGGACCCATTCTCATCAACGAGTCATCCGCGCATTCGAGCTACAACGGTGGAACGCTGACCGTCACCCGGCGCTACGCCAACCGCTTTCAGCTCACAGCCAACTACACCTTTTCCCGGACCATGGACGATGACTCAAACGAGCGCAATTTCAATCAAGAGTTCGCCATCAATCCTTTCAACCTCAAGTTGGAACGCGGGCTGTCCAAGCAGGACATCCGCCACAACTTCAACCTCAGTGGGTTGGTGGACTTACCCTACGGTTTCATCGTAAGCGCGATTATCGTGGCGCGGTCTGGTTTACCCTACACGGCCATTATTGGCGACGATGTCAACAATGACGGCAACGACAACGACCGGGCTATCATCAACGGGGTGGTTGTGGGGCGGAATAGTTTTCGCCAGCCAAACTTCTTCAATCTCGACCTGCGCGTGGTGAAAGGTTTTCGTTTTGGTGAAACCAAACGTCTCGACTTCCTGGCCGAGTTTTTCAACGTGACGCGCAATACCAACAAAAACTACGACGTTGACGCCATTGCCGTCGTCGAAGGCCCCCGTCCACTTGCCAATGGCACGCTTTCGACGGCGGCACTCAACCCGGCCGGGTTCTTGCCATTCAGCGCGCCTTCAACCGCGCGATTTGGCGGCCCGCGGCAGGTGCAACTCGGCGTGCGTTTTACGTTCTAA
- a CDS encoding amidase, which produces MADRLPAPENPLVQMSAGDLVRRLALGEVTAQAVVEAHIERIEAVNPQLNAVVVTCFEEARQAAAEADARRARGDAIGRLHGLPITIKESFDVANTPTTLGLVQRACSRAAQDAPLVTRLRQAGAIILGKTNLPQIAMANECENPLYGRTTHPLDARRTPGGSSGGEAAIIAAFGSPLGLGSDIGGSLRLPAHACGIASLKPTANRLTMQGHAEVFPGMEAIVCQPGPMARRVADLGLAMQVLTAAETPIPPDPSVPPVPWVEPEHAPIGQGLRVAYYLDNGLFSPSPAIRRAVREAADALERRGADVIPWTPPDVTEAFGLFIGILFADNLRYARDLLYAEPIWTPLWPFLVLSGLPNVVRDWLARLADVTGQRATARLLRAARSRTAGGYWQLVEAQKRYRERFLARLDEQRCDVILCPADGLPALTHGASTYTAEAASYTALYNVLGMPAGVVPWTVVRPGEESDRPDVLDLARRTAREVERESAGLPVGVQVVARPWREDLVLRVMQALEDGRAG; this is translated from the coding sequence ATGGCTGACCGGCTCCCCGCTCCTGAGAATCCATTGGTGCAGATGAGCGCTGGCGACCTCGTCCGACGACTCGCGTTGGGCGAGGTCACGGCCCAGGCGGTTGTCGAGGCACACATCGAACGGATTGAGGCCGTCAACCCACAGCTCAACGCGGTTGTGGTGACTTGCTTCGAGGAAGCCCGGCAAGCCGCTGCCGAAGCTGACGCCCGGCGGGCACGGGGAGACGCCATTGGGCGACTGCACGGCTTGCCGATCACCATCAAGGAATCCTTTGATGTCGCCAACACACCCACGACCCTGGGACTCGTGCAACGCGCATGCAGCCGGGCAGCTCAGGACGCGCCGCTGGTTACCCGCCTGCGCCAGGCCGGGGCAATCATTCTGGGCAAAACCAACCTGCCACAAATCGCCATGGCGAACGAGTGTGAAAACCCCCTCTATGGACGGACAACCCATCCTCTGGATGCTCGGCGCACGCCTGGCGGAAGCAGTGGTGGCGAAGCTGCCATCATTGCCGCTTTTGGTTCACCGCTTGGTTTGGGCAGTGACATCGGCGGGAGCCTGCGGCTCCCGGCACACGCCTGCGGCATTGCTTCGCTCAAGCCAACGGCTAACCGCTTGACCATGCAGGGTCATGCGGAGGTGTTTCCAGGCATGGAAGCCATTGTGTGCCAACCGGGCCCAATGGCGCGCCGGGTTGCCGATTTGGGGCTGGCAATGCAGGTTTTGACCGCAGCCGAGACGCCGATACCGCCCGATCCAAGCGTACCGCCGGTGCCGTGGGTCGAACCGGAGCACGCGCCGATCGGTCAGGGATTGCGCGTCGCTTACTACCTCGACAACGGGTTGTTTTCGCCGTCGCCGGCCATCCGGCGGGCCGTGCGGGAAGCGGCCGATGCGCTCGAACGGCGTGGCGCGGACGTCATCCCCTGGACGCCACCCGATGTAACGGAAGCCTTCGGATTGTTCATCGGCATCCTCTTTGCCGACAATCTGCGCTATGCGCGTGACCTGCTTTATGCGGAGCCAATCTGGACTCCGCTCTGGCCGTTCCTTGTTTTGAGCGGACTGCCCAATGTCGTCCGTGACTGGCTGGCGCGATTGGCCGATGTGACCGGACAGCGCGCCACAGCCCGGCTTTTACGCGCGGCCCGGTCGCGCACGGCCGGCGGTTACTGGCAGCTTGTCGAGGCCCAGAAGCGCTACCGGGAGCGTTTTCTCGCCCGGCTCGATGAGCAGCGGTGCGATGTCATTCTCTGCCCCGCGGACGGACTACCGGCGCTTACCCACGGCGCGAGCACCTATACGGCCGAGGCGGCCAGCTACACGGCGCTGTACAACGTGCTGGGGATGCCGGCTGGGGTGGTGCCGTGGACGGTGGTTAGACCCGGCGAGGAAAGTGACCGCCCGGATGTGCTCGACCTTGCGCGACGAACGGCCAGAGAGGTCGAACGCGAGAGTGCCGGCCTACCGGTTGGTGTCCAGGTTGTGGCGCGTCCCTGGCGTGAAGACCTAGTGCTGCGCGTCATGCAGGCGCTTGAAGACGGTCGTGCCGGCTAA